The following are from one region of the Muntiacus reevesi chromosome 3, mMunRee1.1, whole genome shotgun sequence genome:
- the TMEM200B gene encoding transmembrane protein 200B isoform X1 — MSCFELWERPDGDEMTAGSPGDCGEVRRSPEGRVSRLGRRLGRRRRARSPPEPLRVRARLRLRSPSGAFAALGALVVLVGMGIAVAGYWPHRAGVPGPRAANASAPPLSELRREGRGAGRAHGPHERLRLLGPVVMGVGLFVFICANTLLYENRDLETRRLRQGLLRAQALRPPDGPGWDCALLPSPGPRTPRAVGCVEPESWDLSPRRGTSPVPSVRSLRSEPANPRLGLPALLNSYPLKGSGLHPPWGPRPQAGHVIITVQPSGSCIEHSKSLDLGLGELLLGAPAARDCAHRSWPRLDRLSLGGYAKLGAGGDLGARV; from the exons ATGTCCTGCTTTGAGCTTTGGG AGCGCCCAGACGGCGACGAGATGACGGCCGGGAGCCCCGGAGACTGCGGGGAGGTGCGGAGGAGCCCCGAGGGCCGCGTCTCGCGCCTGGGCCGCCGCCTGGGTCGCCGCCGGCGCGCGCGCTCCCCTCCTGAGCCCCTGCGGGTGCGGGCGCGGCTGCGGCTGCGCTCGCCGTCGGGGGCGTTCGCGGCTCTGGGGGCGCTCGTGGTCCTGGTGGGCATGGGCATCGCGGTGGCCGGCTACTGGCCGCACCGCGCCGGAGTCCCGGGACCCCGGGCTGCGAACGCCAGCGCGCCTCCTCTGAGCGAGCTGCGGCGCGAAGGTCGCGGCGCCGGCCGAGCTCACGGCCCGCACGAGCGGCTGAGACTCCTTGGGCCGGTGGTCATGGGCGTTGGCCTGTTCGTGTTCATCTGCGCCAACACGCTGCTCTACGAGAACCGCGACCTGGAGACGCGACGGCTTCGCCAGGGGCTGCTGCGGGCTCAGGCGCTGCGGCCCCCGGACGGCCCGGGCTGGGACTGCGCGCTTCTCCCCAGCCCCGGCCCCAGGACTCCCCGAGCCGTAGGCTGCGTGGAACCAGAAAGCTGGGACCTGTCCCCGCGTCGGGGTACCTCACCCGTCCCGTCAGTGCGGAGTCTGCGTTCAGAGCCGGCTAATCCTCGCTTGGGGTTACCTGCCCTGCTTAACAGTTACCCGCTGAAGGGCTCAGGACTGCACCCACCCTGGGGTCCGCGGCCCCAGGCCGGCCATGTGATCATCACCGTGCAGCCCTCTGGCTCCTGCATCGAACATTCCAAGTCTTTGGATCTGGGCCTCGGAGAGCTCCTGCTGGGGGCCCCAGCGGCTCGGGACTGTGCTCACCGAAGTTGGCCACGGCTGGACCGCCTCAGTTTGGGGGGTTATGCCAAGTTGGGAGCAGGAGGGGACTTGGGGGCCCGGGTCTGA
- the TMEM200B gene encoding transmembrane protein 200B isoform X2, giving the protein MTAGSPGDCGEVRRSPEGRVSRLGRRLGRRRRARSPPEPLRVRARLRLRSPSGAFAALGALVVLVGMGIAVAGYWPHRAGVPGPRAANASAPPLSELRREGRGAGRAHGPHERLRLLGPVVMGVGLFVFICANTLLYENRDLETRRLRQGLLRAQALRPPDGPGWDCALLPSPGPRTPRAVGCVEPESWDLSPRRGTSPVPSVRSLRSEPANPRLGLPALLNSYPLKGSGLHPPWGPRPQAGHVIITVQPSGSCIEHSKSLDLGLGELLLGAPAARDCAHRSWPRLDRLSLGGYAKLGAGGDLGARV; this is encoded by the coding sequence ATGACGGCCGGGAGCCCCGGAGACTGCGGGGAGGTGCGGAGGAGCCCCGAGGGCCGCGTCTCGCGCCTGGGCCGCCGCCTGGGTCGCCGCCGGCGCGCGCGCTCCCCTCCTGAGCCCCTGCGGGTGCGGGCGCGGCTGCGGCTGCGCTCGCCGTCGGGGGCGTTCGCGGCTCTGGGGGCGCTCGTGGTCCTGGTGGGCATGGGCATCGCGGTGGCCGGCTACTGGCCGCACCGCGCCGGAGTCCCGGGACCCCGGGCTGCGAACGCCAGCGCGCCTCCTCTGAGCGAGCTGCGGCGCGAAGGTCGCGGCGCCGGCCGAGCTCACGGCCCGCACGAGCGGCTGAGACTCCTTGGGCCGGTGGTCATGGGCGTTGGCCTGTTCGTGTTCATCTGCGCCAACACGCTGCTCTACGAGAACCGCGACCTGGAGACGCGACGGCTTCGCCAGGGGCTGCTGCGGGCTCAGGCGCTGCGGCCCCCGGACGGCCCGGGCTGGGACTGCGCGCTTCTCCCCAGCCCCGGCCCCAGGACTCCCCGAGCCGTAGGCTGCGTGGAACCAGAAAGCTGGGACCTGTCCCCGCGTCGGGGTACCTCACCCGTCCCGTCAGTGCGGAGTCTGCGTTCAGAGCCGGCTAATCCTCGCTTGGGGTTACCTGCCCTGCTTAACAGTTACCCGCTGAAGGGCTCAGGACTGCACCCACCCTGGGGTCCGCGGCCCCAGGCCGGCCATGTGATCATCACCGTGCAGCCCTCTGGCTCCTGCATCGAACATTCCAAGTCTTTGGATCTGGGCCTCGGAGAGCTCCTGCTGGGGGCCCCAGCGGCTCGGGACTGTGCTCACCGAAGTTGGCCACGGCTGGACCGCCTCAGTTTGGGGGGTTATGCCAAGTTGGGAGCAGGAGGGGACTTGGGGGCCCGGGTCTGA
- the LOC136164777 gene encoding uncharacterized protein: MGGNETRLCTGGPGGGILAPPPQARCRVPEPHGTTGPRTQAPVLWLGRGDQGWRRRPGSRLATPPATEHPRERPRPLLGAGPPPVGRPRGGPGPRGGREWARLSLGPRSRIPAGSRPPSCRPRGPRGSRLGCGRRSTVAAASFMPPPASCSAGGPFVSLSVRSLHTDPTSALSAFPQAPALSAFPQAPPDPAAPPGSLGYQLQGLTRRLPGGPHPAAPPALPFTTCSSRLLPSSALCPPQCWGCFHPGPQEEPRFQQPTICLDRGEQSVPALSFSSLCEWPHYPL; the protein is encoded by the coding sequence ATGGGCGGTAATGAGACCCGGCTGTGCACCGGGGGACCAGGAGGGGGAATTCTGGCCCCCCCGCCCCAAGCCCGCTGCCGGGTCCCGGAGCCACACGGCACAACTGGGCCTCGAACCCAGGCTCCGGTCCTCTGGCTCGGCAGAGGAGACCAGGGGTGGCGTAGGCGCCCCGGAAGCCGCCTCGCCACGCCACCGGCGACCGAGCATCCTCGGGAGAGACCGAGGCCactgctgggggcggggcctccccCGGTGGGCCGACCGCGCGGAGGCCCGGGTCCCCGAGGAGGCCGCGAGTGGGCGAGGCTGAGCCTCGGCCCCAGGAGCCGCATCCCTGCGGGTTCGAGACCGCCTTCCTGCCGCCCGCGTGGGCCGCGAGGCTCGCGTCTGGGCTGTGGCCGGCGCTCCACCGTGGCCGCAGCCTCCTTCATGCCTCCTCCCGCTTCTTGCTCCGCTGGAGGACCTTTCGTCTCGCTCTCGGTCCGCTCCTTACACACGGACCCCACCTCCGCCCTCTCAGCGTTTCCCCAAGCCCCCGCCCTCTCAGCGTTTCCCCAAGCCCCACCCGACCCCGCTGCCCCTCCCGGCTCACTGGGTTACCAACTCCAGGGGCTCACCCGGCGTCTCCCGGGCGGGCCTCATCCCGCTGCCCCGCCTGCCCTGCCGTTTACCACCTGTTCCTCCCGCCTTCTGCCCTCCTCAGCACTCTGCCCTCCCCAGTGTTGGGGCTGCTTCCATCCTGGGCCCCAGGAGGAGCCCCGCTTCCAGCAGCCAACCATCTGCCTGGACCGCGGGGAGCAGTCGGTtcctgctctttccttctcctcactTTGTGAATGGCCCCATTACCCACTCTAA